One genomic region from Chiloscyllium plagiosum isolate BGI_BamShark_2017 chromosome 21, ASM401019v2, whole genome shotgun sequence encodes:
- the LOC122560758 gene encoding sorting nexin-8-like: METEINEGDVPPYYRKVYEAICCKHEDHVRRSDFHKLLNRTELPPLVQSQIAEIVESKEESITKSALYRALVLIALAQQGKQPSPKLLENITQEYPKPRLGELESIRMQTHGNPILLSMTLQDLLHVDTVQVELIPEKKGLFLKHVEYELSSQRFKSSVYRRYNDFVVFHEVLLQRFPYRMVPALPPKRMLRADREFIESRRRALKRFINLVARHPFFSEDELLNIFLCFNGPDIQNKIRESLRGVGDEFMTCEIATTAKELLPPDIQAQFGASRELIRNIYNSFHKLRDRAERMANRSAENATDLLLFGKELSILGSDTTPVPSWASAASNTWSTLKQALKGLSVEFALLADKAAQQGKREEEEVVEKLNLFLDLLQSYKDLCERHEKGVLHEHQRALQKYSSMKRQMMSVTVQNKEQISVEQLESRIVQQENTILTMELRNYFSMYCLHQETQLIHVYLHIISHVLTAFIDSQIQGHREMSEVWNDLKPKLGGLLPNGMPSPPLSPGNLQTPTSILPTVN, encoded by the exons GTGATGTTCCTCCCTATTACCGAAAGGTGTATGAAGCTATTTGCTGTAAACATGAGGATCACGTACGGAGAAGTGACTTTCATAAACTGTTGAACAGGACTGAGCTGCCACCTCTTGTACAGAGTCAG ATTGCTGAGATTGTAGAATCCAAGGAAGAGTCCATCACAAAGTCAGCCCTGTACAGAGCTTTGGTGTTGATTGCTCTAGCTCAGCAGGGAAAGCAGCCTTCTCCAAAACTACTAGAGAATATCACACAAG AATATCCAAAACCTCGGTTGGGTGAGCTAGAGTCAATCCGGATGCAGACTCACGGGAATCCGATTCTCCTGTCAATGACTCTGCAAGATCTGCTGCATGTTGACACGGTGCAGGTGGAACTAATTCCAGAAAAGAAGGGTCTCTTTCTAAAACATGTGGAGTATGAACTTTCCAGCCAG AGATTCAAGTCATCTGTTTATCGACGATACAATGATTTTGTGGTGTTTCATGAAGTGCTCCTCCAGCGGTTCCCATATAGAATGGTGCCAGCATTGCCGCCAAAAAGAATGCTAAGAG CTGACCGTGAGTTTATTGAGTCTCGGCGACGTGCTCTAAAGCGTTTTATTAACCTGGTGGCTCGTCACCCATTCTTCTCTGAAGATGAGCTTCTCAATATCTTCCTGTGCTTCAATGGTCCA GATATTCAAAATAAGATTCGAGAATCTTTGCGAGGAGTTGGTGATGAGTTTATGACATGTGAAATCGCAACAACAGCCAAG GAACTACTTCCTCCTGATATTCAGGCTCAGTTTGGTGCCAGTAGAGAGCTGATTCGAAACATCTATAACAGCTTCCATAAGCTAAGGGACCGAGCAGAGAGAATGGCAAACAGATCTGCCGAGAATGCCACCGATCTCCTGCTGTTTGGGAAGGAGCTGAG TATCTTAGGCTCTGATACAACGCCAGTTCCATCATGGgcatcagcagcaagcaacaCGTGGAGTACTCTGAAGCAAGCCCTTAAAGGCttatctgtggagtttgcattacTTGCTGACAAAGCTGCACAACAG GGGAAACGAGAAGAGGAGGAAGTGGTCGAAAAACTCAACCTCTTTCTGGATTTATTGCAGTCCTACAAG GATTTGTGTGAACGTCATGAGAAAGGTGTCCTTCATGAGCACCAACGAGCATTGCAAAAATACAGCTCCATGAAACGGCAGATGATGAGTGTAACTGTGCAAAACAAGGAGCAGATTTCTGTGGAGCAACTGGAGTCACGGATCGTACAG CAAGAGAATACAATCTTGACCATGGAGCTTCGGAACTATTTCTCGATGTATTGCCTGCACCAGGAGactcaactcatccatgtctaCCTACACATCATCTCCCATGTGCTGACTGCTTTCATTGATTCGCAGATTCAAGGGCACCGAGAG ATGAGTGAAGTGTGGAATGATTTGAAGCCGAAGCTGGGGggtcttctgcccaatggaatgCCATCACCGCCTCTGTCTCCAGGGAATTTGCAGACACCAACCTCCATTTTACCCACAGTGAATTGA